From the Vibrio alginolyticus NBRC 15630 = ATCC 17749 genome, one window contains:
- the dnaG gene encoding DNA primase — MAGHIPRSFIDDLLARLDIVDIIDARVKLKKKGKNYGACCPFHNEKTPSFSVSQEKQFYHCFGCGAHGNAIDFLMEFDRLEFVEAIEELASYLGLDVPREQRSGGNGSFQSGPQASSSEKRNLYDLMGSIAQFYRNQLKQPASKVAIEYLKDRGLSGEIVQKFGIGYVADEWDLVRKNFGQNKENQDMLVTGGMLIENDKGNRYDRFRGRVMFPIRDRRGRVIGFGGRVLGDGTPKYLNSPETPIFHKGKELYGLYEVLQAYREPPQILVVEGYMDVVALAQYGVDYSVASLGTSTTGDHLQVLFRQTSTVVCCYDGDRAGREAAWRAMENALPYLTDGRQLKFMFLPDGEDPDSYIRQNGKQAFEQQVSNAMPLSEFMFSSLTQQVDMSTKEGMAKLSTLAVPLIDKVPGGTLRLYLRELLGRRLGLVDERQLQQLISKQGKEDKRPQPHKEIKRTPMREVIALLIQNPQYVSMVPDLTSVRDLPIPGLSLFVDVLDKCQAHPHINTGQLLEHWRNSQNETLLSRLASWDIPLDEDNQEEIFLDSLDKIIAQCVEKQIENLQAKARSVGLSAEEKRELLALMLDLKA; from the coding sequence ATGGCTGGACACATCCCTCGCAGTTTTATCGATGACCTTCTAGCTCGACTTGATATTGTCGATATCATCGACGCACGTGTGAAACTTAAGAAAAAAGGCAAAAACTACGGCGCATGCTGCCCGTTCCATAACGAAAAGACACCCTCATTCAGTGTCAGTCAAGAAAAGCAGTTCTACCATTGTTTTGGTTGTGGCGCGCATGGAAATGCCATCGATTTTTTGATGGAATTCGACCGACTAGAATTCGTCGAAGCCATTGAAGAACTCGCTTCATACTTGGGTTTAGATGTTCCTCGCGAACAACGTAGCGGCGGTAATGGTTCGTTTCAGTCAGGCCCACAAGCAAGCAGCAGTGAAAAACGTAACCTGTACGACTTAATGGGCAGCATTGCTCAATTTTATCGTAACCAACTCAAACAGCCAGCAAGTAAGGTGGCGATTGAGTATCTAAAAGATCGCGGCCTGTCTGGTGAAATCGTCCAGAAGTTTGGCATCGGCTATGTGGCTGATGAATGGGATTTAGTTCGTAAGAACTTTGGCCAAAATAAAGAAAACCAAGACATGCTCGTCACAGGCGGCATGTTGATTGAAAACGATAAAGGCAACCGCTACGACCGATTCCGTGGTCGAGTGATGTTTCCTATTCGAGACAGACGCGGCCGAGTAATAGGCTTTGGTGGTAGAGTATTAGGTGATGGGACACCAAAATATCTCAACTCACCCGAAACCCCGATATTTCATAAAGGTAAAGAGTTGTATGGCCTTTATGAAGTACTACAAGCGTACCGTGAGCCACCACAAATTTTAGTGGTTGAAGGCTATATGGATGTTGTCGCGCTTGCTCAATATGGCGTAGATTATTCCGTTGCCTCATTGGGAACCTCGACAACGGGCGATCACTTGCAAGTGTTATTCAGGCAAACAAGCACCGTCGTGTGTTGTTATGACGGTGACCGCGCAGGCCGTGAAGCCGCGTGGCGTGCCATGGAAAATGCATTGCCTTACCTAACTGATGGTCGCCAGTTAAAATTCATGTTTTTGCCGGATGGAGAAGATCCCGACTCTTATATCCGACAAAACGGAAAACAAGCATTTGAGCAGCAAGTGTCTAATGCGATGCCCTTGTCTGAATTCATGTTCAGCTCATTGACTCAGCAGGTCGATATGAGCACGAAAGAAGGCATGGCAAAACTGAGTACTCTTGCGGTTCCTCTCATTGATAAAGTCCCTGGCGGCACTTTAAGACTATACTTGAGAGAATTGCTTGGCCGCCGTTTGGGTTTGGTTGATGAACGCCAACTACAGCAGCTAATTTCAAAACAAGGTAAAGAGGATAAAAGGCCTCAACCTCATAAAGAAATCAAGCGAACGCCGATGCGAGAAGTGATCGCGTTACTGATTCAAAACCCACAATACGTAAGTATGGTGCCAGATCTAACTAGCGTTAGAGATTTGCCCATTCCTGGTCTAAGTTTATTTGTTGATGTACTTGATAAATGCCAAGCGCATCCCCATATCAACACAGGCCAATTATTAGAGCATTGGCGAAACAGCCAAAATGAGACCCTTCTGTCTCGTCTCGCGAGTTGGGACATTCCACTCGATGAGGACAACCAAGAAGAAATCTTTTTAGACTCACTGGATAAAATTATTGCCCAGTGCGTAGAAAAACAAATTGAAAACCTGCAGGCCAAAGCAAGAAGTGTCGGTTTATCAGCCGAAGAGAAAAG
- a CDS encoding GatB/YqeY domain-containing protein has product MALIDQLKEEQKLAMKAKDKLRLGTIRLALSAIKQREVDEQITLNDDDILAVLTKMVKQRRDSVAQFEAAGRQDLADAEQAEITVLEDFMPQPLTDEEVAALIENAIAESGAAGMQDMGKVMGVLKPQIQGRADMGKVSGLVRAKLA; this is encoded by the coding sequence ATGGCTCTGATTGATCAACTCAAAGAAGAGCAAAAATTAGCGATGAAAGCCAAGGACAAATTGCGCCTTGGTACTATTCGTTTAGCCCTATCAGCAATCAAGCAACGTGAAGTTGACGAACAGATTACTCTGAACGATGACGACATTCTTGCAGTATTGACCAAGATGGTTAAACAACGTCGCGACTCTGTAGCGCAGTTTGAAGCAGCGGGTCGTCAAGATCTTGCTGATGCGGAACAAGCAGAAATTACCGTTCTTGAGGACTTTATGCCTCAACCACTGACAGACGAAGAAGTAGCGGCTCTCATCGAGAACGCGATTGCTGAATCTGGCGCAGCTGGCATGCAAGACATGGGCAAAGTAATGGGCGTTCTGAAACCGCAAATTCAAGGGCGTGCAGATATGGGTAAAGTAAGCGGTTTAGTTCGCGCTAAATTGGCTTAA
- the rpsU gene encoding 30S ribosomal protein S21, translating into MPVVKVRENEPFDVALRRFKRSCEKAGILSEVRRREHYEKPTTVRKRAKAAAQKRHAKKLARENARRVRLY; encoded by the coding sequence ATGCCAGTAGTTAAAGTACGTGAAAACGAACCGTTCGACGTTGCTCTACGTCGTTTTAAGCGCTCTTGCGAAAAAGCAGGTATCCTTTCTGAAGTGCGTCGTCGTGAGCACTACGAAAAACCAACTACAGTTCGCAAACGCGCTAAAGCAGCAGCTCAAAAGCGTCACGCTAAGAAGCTAGCTCGCGAAAACGCTCGTCGCGTTCGCCTGTACTAA
- the tsaD gene encoding tRNA (adenosine(37)-N6)-threonylcarbamoyltransferase complex transferase subunit TsaD: MRIIGIETSCDETGIAIYDDENGLLSHKLYSQVKLHADYGGVVPELASRDHVKKTIPLIKEALKEANLTSKDIDGVAYTAGPGLVGALLVGATIGRSIAYAWGVPAVPVHHMEGHLLAPMLEDNPPPFPFVAVLVSGGHSMMVEVRGIGEYKILGESIDDAAGEAFDKTAKLMGLDYPGGPLLSKLAEKGTPGRFKFPRPMTNVPGLDMSFSGLKTFTANTIAANGDDEQTRADIALAFEEAVCATLAIKCKRALEQTGMKRIVIAGGVSANRRLRAELEKLAKKVGGEVYYPRTEFCTDNGAMIAYAGMQRLKNGEVADMSVEARPRWPIDQLTPVA, from the coding sequence ATGCGCATTATTGGTATTGAAACCTCTTGTGACGAGACTGGCATCGCAATTTATGACGATGAAAACGGTCTCTTGTCACACAAGCTATATAGCCAAGTAAAACTGCACGCAGATTACGGCGGTGTGGTGCCTGAGTTGGCTTCACGTGACCACGTAAAGAAAACCATTCCTCTTATTAAAGAGGCACTAAAAGAAGCGAACTTAACTTCAAAAGACATCGATGGTGTCGCGTATACCGCGGGGCCTGGTCTTGTTGGGGCGCTATTAGTGGGTGCGACTATCGGTCGCAGTATTGCTTATGCTTGGGGAGTGCCAGCGGTACCTGTTCATCATATGGAAGGTCACCTATTGGCCCCAATGTTGGAAGATAACCCTCCACCGTTCCCGTTTGTGGCGGTATTAGTATCGGGCGGTCACTCTATGATGGTGGAAGTGAGAGGCATCGGTGAGTACAAAATTCTAGGTGAGTCGATTGATGATGCGGCGGGCGAAGCGTTTGATAAAACAGCGAAGCTAATGGGTTTGGATTACCCAGGCGGTCCACTATTATCTAAACTGGCGGAAAAAGGTACACCGGGCCGCTTTAAGTTCCCGCGCCCAATGACGAATGTGCCAGGTTTGGACATGAGTTTCTCTGGTCTAAAAACCTTTACGGCTAACACGATTGCTGCAAACGGTGATGACGAGCAAACCCGCGCGGACATCGCATTGGCATTTGAAGAGGCTGTGTGTGCTACGTTGGCTATTAAATGTAAGCGCGCGCTTGAGCAAACAGGCATGAAACGCATTGTTATTGCTGGTGGTGTGAGTGCTAACCGTCGTTTGCGAGCTGAGTTAGAGAAGTTAGCGAAGAAAGTTGGCGGCGAAGTTTACTACCCACGTACTGAGTTCTGTACAGATAACGGTGCGATGATCGCTTACGCAGGCATGCAGCGCTTGAAGAATGGCGAAGTGGCTGATATGTCAGTAGAGGCTCGTCCACGTTGGCCAATTGATCAACTAACACCTGTCGCTTAG
- a CDS encoding alpha/beta fold hydrolase, giving the protein MNKFEIEGQQLAYLDKGEGPVLLFGHSYLWDSQMWAPQVEVLSQSFRCIVPDLWAHGESDAAPASTQSLADYAQHMLALMDHLDIEEFSIVGLSVGGMWGAELTAQAPQRVKSLVLMDTFIGWEPEVTYKKYFAMLDTISQVQAVPAPIIEAVVPLFFANNVNQDNPKLVASFKRSLEELNGERAVEVARMGRMVFGRRDVIEDSEKFALPTLIAVGCEDKPRPVFESYLMKDCITGSELVEIPQAGHISCLEQPEFVNQMLLNFLNRVHA; this is encoded by the coding sequence ATGAATAAGTTTGAAATTGAAGGTCAGCAACTTGCTTATCTAGATAAAGGTGAGGGCCCTGTGCTTCTATTTGGTCATAGTTACCTTTGGGATAGCCAAATGTGGGCGCCACAAGTTGAGGTTTTAAGCCAGTCATTCCGTTGTATTGTGCCAGATCTTTGGGCACATGGTGAATCGGACGCTGCACCTGCATCGACACAGTCATTGGCCGACTATGCACAACATATGTTGGCATTGATGGATCATTTAGATATCGAAGAATTCTCGATAGTGGGCTTATCTGTTGGCGGCATGTGGGGAGCTGAGCTAACGGCTCAAGCGCCGCAACGTGTTAAGTCACTGGTATTGATGGATACCTTCATTGGCTGGGAGCCAGAAGTTACGTATAAAAAGTATTTTGCAATGCTTGATACCATCAGCCAAGTCCAAGCAGTGCCTGCGCCAATTATTGAAGCCGTTGTGCCGCTGTTCTTTGCCAACAACGTCAATCAGGATAACCCTAAACTTGTCGCTTCATTCAAACGCAGTTTAGAAGAGCTGAACGGTGAGCGTGCGGTGGAAGTAGCTCGCATGGGGCGCATGGTGTTTGGTCGCCGTGATGTGATTGAAGATTCGGAAAAATTCGCTCTGCCGACGTTAATTGCGGTGGGCTGTGAAGATAAGCCTCGCCCGGTTTTCGAATCGTATTTAATGAAAGACTGTATCACGGGCAGTGAGTTGGTAGAAATTCCGCAAGCGGGACACATCAGTTGTTTAGAACAGCCGGAGTTCGTCAACCAAATGTTGTTGAACTTCCTGAATCGAGTTCATGCGTAA
- the plsY gene encoding glycerol-3-phosphate 1-O-acyltransferase PlsY, with protein MDALALIMTMAAYLLGSVSSAVLICRLLKLPDPRSVGSNNPGATNVLRIGGRGAAVSVLLCDMLKGTIPVWGGYFLGIDPIILGVIAIAACLGHMYPIFFHFKGGKGVATALGAIAPIGLDLTGLVMLTWLSVAALFRYSSLAALVTVLVTPFYTWMFKPQYTLPVAMLCCLIVFKHHQNIRRLLSGDEPKIGEKKLTQKNSA; from the coding sequence ATGGACGCACTGGCACTGATAATGACAATGGCCGCCTATTTATTAGGTTCGGTTTCCAGTGCGGTTTTGATCTGTCGACTCTTAAAACTGCCAGACCCACGCAGTGTGGGATCTAACAATCCTGGAGCAACGAACGTATTGCGTATTGGCGGACGAGGAGCCGCTGTTTCAGTCTTGTTGTGCGATATGCTCAAAGGCACTATCCCCGTGTGGGGCGGATACTTTCTTGGTATCGACCCTATCATTCTTGGCGTCATCGCCATTGCTGCCTGTCTTGGCCACATGTACCCCATCTTTTTCCACTTTAAAGGCGGAAAAGGTGTCGCAACCGCGCTTGGCGCTATCGCTCCGATTGGTTTGGACTTAACAGGATTGGTGATGTTAACTTGGCTGTCAGTAGCCGCGCTATTCCGCTATTCATCCTTAGCGGCTCTCGTCACGGTTTTGGTCACTCCGTTTTATACTTGGATGTTTAAACCGCAATACACGTTACCTGTTGCTATGCTGTGTTGCTTAATCGTATTTAAGCATCATCAAAATATTCGTCGGCTTTTGTCTGGCGACGAGCCAAAAATCGGCGAGAAGAAACTGACACAAAAAAACTCGGCTTAA
- the folB gene encoding bifunctional dihydroneopterin aldolase/7,8-dihydroneopterin epimerase, with translation MALDKVFIEQLEVITTIGVYDWEQQIKQKLVLDIEMAHDNKPAGKSDDVQDALDYSQVSEAVLNHIENGRFLLVERVAEEVAELIMLRFSVPWVKIRLAKPGAVPQARAVGVVIERGRA, from the coding sequence ATGGCTCTGGATAAAGTTTTTATTGAACAGTTAGAAGTAATCACCACAATTGGCGTGTACGACTGGGAGCAACAAATCAAACAAAAGTTGGTTCTAGATATTGAAATGGCACACGATAATAAACCTGCGGGCAAAAGTGATGATGTGCAAGATGCACTGGATTATTCGCAGGTGAGTGAGGCGGTACTTAACCACATTGAAAATGGTCGTTTCTTACTGGTCGAGCGCGTGGCTGAAGAAGTAGCAGAGCTTATCATGCTGCGTTTCTCAGTGCCTTGGGTGAAAATCCGCCTAGCGAAGCCTGGCGCCGTGCCGCAAGCACGTGCTGTTGGTGTGGTAATTGAGCGAGGCCGAGCATGA
- the folK gene encoding 2-amino-4-hydroxy-6-hydroxymethyldihydropteridine diphosphokinase: protein MITTYIGVGTNVEREQHVLAAYQELQRLGENLLVSPIYECEPIGFSSKNFYNFVVAMRTELSLEELSHQLREIEFKWGREENAQKYQDRTLDLDIVLFGERVSKKKPELPRSDIYKYPFVTKPLYDLEPQLVIPGDGRTVADIWHAMQPVDSLKPVSFHF from the coding sequence ATGATCACCACCTATATCGGTGTTGGGACGAACGTAGAAAGAGAGCAACATGTGCTTGCTGCGTATCAGGAGCTGCAACGGCTTGGAGAAAATCTCCTCGTATCACCGATATATGAATGCGAACCTATTGGTTTTAGCAGCAAGAATTTCTACAACTTTGTCGTTGCAATGCGTACCGAGTTGTCATTAGAAGAGTTGAGCCATCAACTACGCGAGATTGAATTTAAGTGGGGACGCGAAGAAAACGCGCAAAAGTATCAGGATCGAACACTGGATCTCGATATAGTGTTGTTCGGTGAGCGCGTCTCCAAGAAAAAACCTGAGCTACCTCGCAGTGATATCTACAAATATCCTTTTGTCACAAAGCCGCTGTATGATCTCGAACCGCAATTAGTGATCCCAGGCGATGGACGCACAGTCGCAGACATTTGGCATGCTATGCAGCCAGTCGATTCGCTCAAACCCGTTTCCTTTCATTTTTAA
- a CDS encoding undecaprenyl-diphosphate phosphatase: MSYFEAFILALIQGLTEFLPISSSAHLILPSAILGWEDQGLAFDVAVHVGTLMAVVIYFRHEVITLFQALFASIFKGDRSKEAKLAWMIVIATIPACVFGLLMKDIIEVYLRSAYVIATTTIVFGLLLWWVDKNAKLVADEYQTGWKKAVFIGIAQALAMIPGTSRSGATITAALYLGFTREAAARFSFLMSIPIITLAGSYLGMKLVTSGEPVHVGFLMTGIITSFISAYICIHFFLKMISRMGMTPFVIYRLILGVGLFAFLLSA; this comes from the coding sequence ATGAGTTATTTTGAAGCCTTTATTTTGGCTCTGATTCAGGGGCTGACAGAGTTTTTGCCTATTTCAAGCTCTGCCCATTTGATCCTGCCTTCCGCTATTTTAGGATGGGAAGACCAAGGTCTAGCCTTTGATGTTGCTGTTCACGTCGGTACATTAATGGCTGTCGTGATCTATTTTCGTCATGAAGTAATCACTTTGTTTCAAGCGTTATTTGCTTCGATCTTTAAAGGAGATCGCAGTAAAGAAGCTAAATTGGCTTGGATGATCGTGATTGCGACGATTCCAGCTTGTGTGTTCGGCTTATTGATGAAAGACATCATTGAAGTGTATCTACGTAGCGCTTACGTCATCGCGACTACTACGATCGTATTTGGCCTGTTGCTATGGTGGGTAGACAAAAACGCTAAACTCGTTGCCGATGAATACCAAACGGGTTGGAAGAAAGCTGTATTTATCGGTATTGCTCAAGCCTTAGCGATGATTCCTGGAACTTCACGTTCAGGGGCGACCATCACAGCAGCGCTTTACCTTGGCTTTACTCGAGAAGCGGCTGCCCGATTTTCGTTTTTAATGTCGATCCCAATCATTACATTAGCTGGTAGCTACTTAGGCATGAAGTTAGTGACCAGTGGTGAACCTGTCCATGTTGGTTTCTTAATGACTGGCATTATCACATCGTTTATCAGTGCGTACATCTGTATCCACTTCTTCTTGAAGATGATTTCACGAATGGGCATGACACCGTTTGTGATTTACCGTCTCATTTTGGGCGTCGGTTTGTTCGCTTTTCTATTAAGTGCATAA
- a CDS encoding multifunctional CCA addition/repair protein yields the protein MQVYLVGGAVRDKLLGIDSYDNDWVVVGATPEMMLSQGYTAVGKDFPVFLHPKSKEEYALARTERKSGSGYTGFECFFDQNVTLEEDLIRRDLTINAMAMESDGTIHDPYGGQQDLNDKLLRHVSDAFIEDPLRVLRVARFAAKLADLNFTVADETMRLMRHMAESGELSTLTPERVWQEWHKSLSTPRPDIFLSVLRDCGALTVVLPEIDALFGVPQPEKWHPEIDTGIHTLMVAEQAAKLSNSLPVRFAAQVHDLGKGVTPESEWPSHKMHCHTGLKLIKKLCERVRVPNEFRDLALMVCEQHSNIHRAAELKPQTIIKILNKLDVWRKSERLQDILLCCQADHAGRKGLETQPYPQADIFRQAYQAAAAVDVQAIIKEGFKGPAIRDEQEKRRIEAVKAALKK from the coding sequence GTGCAAGTTTATTTAGTAGGTGGCGCAGTTCGAGATAAATTGCTCGGAATTGATAGTTATGACAACGACTGGGTGGTCGTAGGCGCGACGCCCGAGATGATGCTGTCCCAAGGATACACCGCCGTTGGTAAAGACTTTCCTGTATTTCTGCATCCCAAAAGTAAAGAAGAATATGCCCTTGCACGAACAGAGAGAAAGTCAGGTTCTGGTTACACTGGTTTTGAATGTTTCTTCGATCAAAACGTCACCTTAGAAGAAGATTTGATACGTCGTGATTTAACCATTAACGCGATGGCAATGGAGAGTGATGGCACGATCCATGACCCATATGGTGGCCAGCAAGATCTCAACGATAAACTGCTACGCCATGTATCAGACGCCTTTATTGAAGACCCTCTACGCGTTTTACGTGTCGCTCGCTTCGCAGCGAAGCTTGCTGATCTAAACTTTACGGTTGCCGACGAAACCATGCGGTTAATGCGTCACATGGCAGAGTCCGGAGAGCTGAGCACACTGACTCCCGAGCGTGTTTGGCAAGAATGGCATAAATCTCTCTCTACTCCTCGCCCTGATATTTTCTTATCGGTTCTACGAGACTGTGGTGCATTAACCGTGGTGTTACCTGAAATTGATGCACTATTTGGCGTACCTCAACCTGAGAAGTGGCATCCAGAAATCGATACTGGCATCCATACTTTGATGGTGGCAGAGCAAGCCGCAAAATTGAGTAACTCACTCCCCGTCAGGTTTGCCGCCCAAGTGCATGACTTGGGTAAGGGCGTGACGCCAGAGAGCGAATGGCCAAGCCACAAAATGCATTGCCATACAGGATTAAAACTGATCAAAAAGCTGTGCGAACGTGTCCGGGTACCAAATGAGTTTCGTGATTTAGCCTTGATGGTGTGCGAACAGCACTCCAATATTCATCGCGCGGCTGAACTTAAACCACAAACCATAATTAAAATACTCAATAAACTTGATGTGTGGCGTAAGTCCGAACGTCTGCAAGATATCTTGCTTTGCTGCCAAGCGGATCACGCTGGTCGTAAAGGACTGGAAACGCAACCATATCCACAGGCGGATATTTTTAGGCAAGCCTACCAAGCAGCAGCGGCAGTTGACGTTCAAGCCATTATCAAAGAGGGCTTTAAAGGCCCTGCGATTCGTGACGAGCAAGAAAAACGACGTATTGAAGCAGTGAAAGCAGCACTTAAGAAGTAA
- a CDS encoding ExeA family protein encodes MYKDFFGFVEQPFSIVPNSRYLYLSQRHKEAITHLQAGLGDGGGFAMLTGEVGTGKTTVAKAMLANLGDNTKAGLILNPTFSSRDLLEAICDEFKITYPPDANLKQLNQVIHQYLLRNYRSGWQTLLVIDEAQHLAADVLEQLRLLTNLETDTRKLLKVLLVGQPELQRLLQTTQLRQLAQRITGRYHLLPLDEKETEDYIAFRLHTAGGDQQLFNRASCKLIAKYSHGIPRLINLICDKSLNISYHQGNVVVDKQTVQQACEEVMQFQADIYQQDKKERRTFRWPAWGSVTVGLIAALSTGWAVVNYMPAQATSVLTQVTEPRVEPTPTVVSQQLTDEQRALLLTQKQSNLAVNDLYRLWGYQASVRDNLCLSEPQSTMRCERKMATWPLLMQQNRPVILELNYQGDVGYVILYAVGNDQAEVLNGKQRLRLPISWLKPLWQGNIIELWHAPLNETLRLDMEGPAIEVLDRLLAEAVSEPLLETSIFDGAMKERVELFQRWQGIGVDGIAGKRTLDRLQQNVQPDAPQLARIEKEDA; translated from the coding sequence ATGTATAAGGACTTTTTTGGGTTTGTCGAACAACCATTTTCGATTGTTCCAAACTCACGTTATTTGTATTTAAGCCAACGTCACAAAGAGGCAATCACACATCTCCAAGCTGGGCTAGGCGATGGCGGTGGCTTTGCTATGCTTACTGGCGAAGTAGGTACAGGCAAAACGACCGTCGCAAAAGCGATGCTGGCGAATTTGGGTGATAACACCAAAGCGGGTCTTATTCTCAATCCCACGTTTTCGAGTAGAGACTTGCTCGAAGCCATTTGCGATGAGTTCAAAATCACCTATCCGCCAGATGCAAACCTCAAACAGCTAAACCAGGTTATCCATCAATATTTGCTGCGTAATTATCGTTCAGGCTGGCAGACATTGCTGGTCATTGATGAGGCTCAACACCTTGCCGCCGACGTTCTAGAGCAGTTGCGCTTGTTGACCAACTTGGAAACCGATACCAGAAAATTGCTCAAAGTGTTGTTGGTCGGGCAGCCTGAATTGCAGCGGTTATTACAAACAACACAACTACGCCAACTTGCCCAGCGTATTACCGGGCGTTATCACCTGTTGCCGTTGGATGAAAAAGAGACAGAAGATTACATCGCATTTCGACTACATACAGCAGGTGGCGACCAGCAACTGTTTAATCGTGCTTCTTGTAAACTTATAGCCAAATACAGTCACGGTATACCGCGGCTCATCAACCTTATCTGTGACAAATCCCTCAACATTAGTTATCACCAGGGTAATGTGGTGGTGGATAAGCAAACCGTTCAGCAGGCCTGTGAAGAGGTGATGCAGTTTCAGGCAGATATTTATCAGCAAGATAAAAAAGAGCGCCGGACTTTCCGTTGGCCTGCTTGGGGCTCTGTCACGGTAGGCCTTATTGCTGCATTAAGTACGGGGTGGGCGGTCGTGAATTATATGCCAGCTCAAGCGACGTCAGTGTTGACACAAGTGACGGAGCCAAGAGTAGAGCCAACACCAACCGTCGTCAGCCAACAGTTAACGGATGAGCAGCGTGCTTTATTGTTAACACAAAAACAGTCGAACCTCGCTGTAAATGATTTGTATCGTTTGTGGGGGTATCAAGCATCGGTTCGCGATAACCTTTGTTTGTCAGAACCGCAGTCGACTATGCGTTGTGAGCGTAAAATGGCGACTTGGCCGCTGTTGATGCAACAAAATCGCCCTGTGATCTTGGAGTTGAATTATCAAGGTGATGTTGGGTATGTCATTCTATATGCCGTCGGTAATGACCAAGCTGAAGTGCTCAATGGTAAGCAGCGTCTCCGTCTGCCAATTTCATGGTTAAAGCCGTTGTGGCAGGGCAATATTATCGAACTGTGGCATGCTCCGCTGAATGAAACATTACGTTTAGACATGGAAGGCCCTGCGATTGAAGTATTAGACCGATTATTAGCAGAAGCGGTGAGTGAGCCACTGCTTGAAACGTCTATTTTTGATGGTGCGATGAAAGAGCGAGTCGAGTTATTTCAACGCTGGCAAGGAATTGGTGTCGATGGTATTGCAGGTAAGCGAACGCTAGACCGACTTCAGCAAAATGTTCAGCCAGATGCGCCTCAACTGGCGAGAATAGAGAAGGAGGACGCATAA
- a CDS encoding general secretion pathway protein GspB, giving the protein MSAVKHIGLFLLPITASAIGVAWYLDLFAPSVEVDTTSPIEKVEVVSPFKVLDYPENTQLAQLPREWPSAELSRDFGTFTTPDEYTSHTPSRDETRNSASTQTTSPAEEDLGLSLDDLDLSSLSPDLARKVENALSRDDDNSSSQTARVNDLERNAHQWQGRLPALNLQTHMYASDENRRWVKINNVEYHQGDVVDDQVTLREIQPQAVIVEFQGEQIRIPALYEWKG; this is encoded by the coding sequence ATGTCAGCTGTGAAACATATAGGTCTGTTCTTGCTGCCAATCACTGCTTCTGCTATTGGAGTCGCTTGGTACTTAGATCTCTTTGCACCGAGTGTTGAAGTAGATACAACGTCCCCGATAGAAAAGGTCGAAGTGGTATCACCTTTCAAAGTATTAGACTATCCAGAGAACACCCAGTTGGCCCAATTGCCAAGAGAGTGGCCAAGTGCAGAGCTATCGCGTGATTTTGGTACATTTACCACCCCCGATGAATACACGAGCCATACACCAAGCAGAGATGAAACACGCAACTCAGCATCAACCCAAACGACTTCTCCTGCTGAAGAGGACCTCGGGTTGTCTTTGGATGATCTGGATTTATCCTCATTATCTCCTGATTTAGCTAGGAAGGTCGAAAATGCCTTATCCCGAGATGATGACAACTCTTCATCACAAACGGCACGCGTGAACGATTTAGAGCGCAACGCTCACCAGTGGCAAGGGCGTCTACCTGCGCTTAATTTGCAAACCCATATGTACGCTAGTGATGAAAATCGCCGTTGGGTGAAAATTAACAATGTTGAGTATCATCAAGGGGATGTCGTTGATGATCAGGTCACTCTAAGAGAAATACAACCGCAAGCTGTGATTGTTGAGTTCCAAGGTGAGCAAATTCGTATACCAGCGTTGTATGAGTGGAAAGGCTAA